Within the Metasolibacillus fluoroglycofenilyticus genome, the region ATGTTTTACATTCATGCAATGGATATAGAAGAGTCAAAGGAAACGTTACTTCGCTCCATTGGGAAATTTGAGAAGGCAATTATGGAGGTGACACGTTAATGATTGAGAAAATCCTGTTGGTTTCGCTCGTTTTATTTATGATTGCGATAGCGCTTCTCCTCTATCGTGTTATTGTAGGACCTTCTATGCCAGACCGTGCGATTGGGCTTGATACAATAGGTGTTAACTTGATTTCTTCTATTGCCATTGTATCTATTTTATTGACAACAAAAGCCTTTTTAGAGGCAATTTTAATTTTAGGTATTTTAGCATTTATCGGAACGATAGCATTTTCTAAGTATATTGAAAGGGGTGTTATCGTTGAGCGTAAATCAAATCGTTGAGTGGCTAGGAGTGTTGATGATTCTTTTTGGCGCAATTATTAGCGTTGTCAGCGCATTTGGTATGATTCGACTTCCAGATGTATATACACGCTCACATGCGGCAACGAAAAGCGCCACTTTGTCAGTCTTAGCCTGTCTTTCCGGTGCATTTCTCTATTTTTGGAGCCATGATGGCTATGTAAGTATCCGTTTAATTTTAGGAATTATTTTCGTGTTTATTACCGCGCCTGTTGCAGGACATCTTGTTTGTCGTGCAGCATATCGTTCGCGTGTACCACTTGCTGAAGGCTCGGGCGAGGATTTATTAAAGCCTGTGTTATTCGGCGATGAGGCAAATGTACCTGAACATACTGAAGAAACGCCAATTGAACGTGAACCAAAAGAATAGTTATGAGCGGGGGCGTCCAAAATGCTGTGCAGTTGCAGGCATTTTGGACGCCCCCGTTTTTTGAAGAAGTAAAAATATACCTTTGTTTAATCATTGAAGTATGTAAAAGTGTTTTCGCCTTTTTGGAAAATCTTACTTTATAGAAATAATGAGGGAAAATGTCGAAATTTCTGAATTGTGGATAATTTTTTACTGATTCCCTATTCTTTGTGTGTATAACTAATGTAATTGAGGATAACTTTGTGGAAAAGATGAGAGATTTATATGTTAAGTCGTTTCATTGTGGATAATTCAGAGTTTTTGAAGAAGAAATAGAAAGTTATCTACATTGACGAAGCGTGGTTGAGGATGTAGCAGAAATATGCTATTCGATGTTTCGTCAGCACTTGACAAAAATATGAAAATTATTTATAGTACATTACAACACTAATGTACTAATTAAGGGGTGTTTTAATTTGAAGTTGAATATGGATGGGATGACACCTATTTATGTACAGATTGCCGAATGGCTGCAAAATGAAATATTGGCAGAGCGCCTTGTTGCGGATGGTAAAGTGTATTCGCAATATCAGTTAGCGGAGCTGTTCAATATTAATCCAGCGACTGCTGGAAAGGGGCTAACACTCTTATTAGAAGAAGAGATTATATATAAAAAGAGGGGATTAGGTATGTTTGTAACGGAGCAAGCGAAAGAAATGATTCTGCAGAAACGACGTAGTGAAACGTTGCAGCAACTTGCGAGAGAATTGGTGGATGAGGCGCGGCGTCTGGCTTTGACAGATATGGAGTTAATAGCGCTAGTCCAGAAAATGCAGAGGGGGGAGTAGCCTTGATTCGATGCGAAAATATCGTGAAAAAATACCGAGGTAAAGAGGTGCTCAAGGGTGTTTCATGCCATCTTGACGAGCATAAAATTATTGGACTTATTGGACGTAATGGTGCGGGTAAATCTACGTTACTCAATATTTTAGCGGGTCATATAAAGCCGACAGCAGGAAAAGTGAGTATTTACAATAGCAATCCATTTAACAGTATAACGGCAGCGACGAATACCATTTTTATTGAGGAGGGAATGACCTTTGCTCAAAACGACAATATCGCACAAATTTTAAAAACTGCTAGGCGCTTTTATCCAAATTGGCAGCAAGAGCTTGCAGAGAAGCTATTGCAATATGTAGGTATTCATCTGAATAGCTCACACCAAAATTTATCGAAGGGGCAGCGTTCTACATTTAATTTGATTTATGGGCTGGCGACACGCTGTGCCATCACATTGCTTGATGAGCCAATGAATGGCATGGATGAGGCGGTACGTGCAGATATGTATCGTGCAATTTTAAAAGAGTATATTGCATATCCACGGACGATTATTATATCAAGTCATCATTTGAAGGAAATTGAGCACTTAATTGAAGAAATCTTGTTAATTCATAATGGGCAAGTGGTGTTCCATGAAGAGCTAGAGAAAATGCAGCAATACGCAGTGCGACTTGTAGGGCAGCCAGAACAGCTAGAACCTTATCGAAACCATGCCTTGTTTGTAAAGCAAGAGGGGTTATTAGCAGAGGTCGTTATAGAGCGAAAGTATTTCGATGGTCAATCGACTATTCAAGTGCAGCCTGTTTCAGTAAGCGATTCGTGTAGGTATATGACAGCTAGCACAACAGGAGGTATTGATGATGTATTTCAGTAATGTGTCACTTATAAGAAATATCGGAGCGCAGGTGAAATGGAGGCTAGAAACATATAGTAATGTTGTCATGATATTTGTGCTAATTCAGCTGTTTATTTCGGTAGTAGCAGGTAATAGCGGTATGAGTGGCAGCGGTATGAATAATTTGATGATTAAGGAATACTTTTATAGTTTAGATGGGTTATTAGGTATTTCGATGATGACTGCTTTTACAATTTGCGCTATATTTGCGTCAGAAAGAATACAGAAGGATAATTTGGCGGTTCCGACGACGAGATTAGCAACGAATATTTCAGTGATATTATTTATTTGTATTGTGCTATTTATTGCAACTGTCACTGCAATAATGACGAATAATATTGTGCAGTTTGTGAAAGTGCTTTTTCTAAATACGAATATTGCGGGCGTGACGCTTGTTCCGAATATATCCACATTTTTTGTATTCTATTTTGCATTGCTTTGTGCATCAGCAGTCGGGTATTTTATAAGCACATTATTCAATCTATCGAAAGTGTTGACGGTTATTAGCGGATTATTGTTTATTTATTATTCACCCTACTTTTTAGAAGATGTGTTTGGTTGGCTCGTGGGGGATAACTATGGAGTGCTTATATTGAATGCCTTTGTAATAGCAAGTGTACTTTATGCATTAGCGATGTTAATTAATAGTCGACAGGAGGTGCGCCGAGGATGATGGCAATTTTTGTATTAGTCCCTGTTGTATGTCTTGTAATATTTGGTACTATCTACATTGTAGGGCGACTCCTTTCGCGTTTTCAAGCGACGTTTAACGAGAGATTTTATAAGCTACTTGTTATATATGTAGTTATCGGGTTAATTGCGACAGTTAGCTTTCCCTATTTACCAAATGCACAAAAAGCGATATTGTCCGATAAGGAAATAAAGGAAAAGCTTGATGAAATCGAATATCTTAACCAGCTTGTACAAGAAAAGCGCTTTGATGAAATAAATCCTGATTATTTGAAGGAACAATTGACTTTTACAGTGACAAATGAAGAGCTGACATTAAAGTCAAATATGGAGTTTTTAGGAACACATGTAATCGTCACATGGCGGGATGATAAGACATCAAATGATGTTTACGCAAGCTATTATGAATTTCCATTTATTTTTTCAGGTATTGATGTAACGAATAATGTATCAGCACCACAAATACATTTTGAGAAGGATACATTATTGATTTCCGAGATAAATAGGGAAATAATCTATCATCGTGTCATCCCGAAAATATGGACAATTGAACATTATTATGAGCGTTTTGACAATGAAGGATACTCTAATTATGGAATGGGACAACAAATAATTCATTTGAATGTGCCAAAACATATAAATATTATTGATAATAGTGGTATGATTCAATATATATATTATTAATAATGAATTGAGCGGTGCAGTTTGAAAAAGTTAGTAAAATTAATTATCTTCATTGTTGCGATGTATGTTTTTT harbors:
- a CDS encoding Na(+)/H(+) antiporter subunit F1, which gives rise to MIEKILLVSLVLFMIAIALLLYRVIVGPSMPDRAIGLDTIGVNLISSIAIVSILLTTKAFLEAILILGILAFIGTIAFSKYIERGVIVERKSNR
- a CDS encoding GntR family transcriptional regulator, producing MKLNMDGMTPIYVQIAEWLQNEILAERLVADGKVYSQYQLAELFNINPATAGKGLTLLLEEEIIYKKRGLGMFVTEQAKEMILQKRRSETLQQLARELVDEARRLALTDMELIALVQKMQRGE
- a CDS encoding Na+/H+ antiporter subunit G: MSVNQIVEWLGVLMILFGAIISVVSAFGMIRLPDVYTRSHAATKSATLSVLACLSGAFLYFWSHDGYVSIRLILGIIFVFITAPVAGHLVCRAAYRSRVPLAEGSGEDLLKPVLFGDEANVPEHTEETPIEREPKE
- a CDS encoding ATP-binding cassette domain-containing protein; this translates as MIRCENIVKKYRGKEVLKGVSCHLDEHKIIGLIGRNGAGKSTLLNILAGHIKPTAGKVSIYNSNPFNSITAATNTIFIEEGMTFAQNDNIAQILKTARRFYPNWQQELAEKLLQYVGIHLNSSHQNLSKGQRSTFNLIYGLATRCAITLLDEPMNGMDEAVRADMYRAILKEYIAYPRTIIISSHHLKEIEHLIEEILLIHNGQVVFHEELEKMQQYAVRLVGQPEQLEPYRNHALFVKQEGLLAEVVIERKYFDGQSTIQVQPVSVSDSCRYMTASTTGGIDDVFQ